AGATTGCTCAGCACCACGTGTCGCCGTTCCCCCAATATGGAAGGTACGCATTGTCAACTGTGTTCCCGGCTCACCAATGGATTGCGCCGCAATAACACCGACAGCTTCACCCACATTGACTTCTGTACCACGTGCCAGATCACGTCCATAGCATTTTGCACAAATGCCGACACGACTATCACAGGTAAGAACAGAACGGATTTTGATATTTTCAATTCCCGCTTTTTCCAGAACTTCAATCGCCTCTTCATCCAAGAGAACACCCGCTTTATAGAGCAATTCACCAGAAACAGGATGATTGACATCCTCAGCTAAAGTACGGCCAAGGGCACGGTCTTCGAGAGAAGCGACAACTTCCCCACCATCCATGACAACATGGACATCGATTCCTCTTTCTGTACCACAATCCTTATCGCTAATGATGCAATCTTGCGCAACATCAACCAAACGACGTGTAAGGTAACCGGAGTTCGCTGTTTTAAGCGCTGTATCAGCAAGTCCTTTACGAGCACCATGGCTTGAGGTGAAGTAATCGAGAACCGAAAGACCTTCTTTAAAGTTCGCAACGATTGGCTGTTCAATAATTTCACCTGAAGGCTTCACCATCAAACCACGCATCCCTGCGAGCTGTTTCATCTGTGCTGGCGACCCACGGGCACCGGAGTCACTCATCATCCAGACAGAGTTGGTTGGTTTACCGATTTCAGAAGCAGAAATAGCTTCAACCATGGCCGCCTGAACCTCATCGGTACAACGTGACCATGTATCAACCACTTTATTGTAACGTTCACCAGCAGTAATCAAACCATCCTGATATTGCTGTTCAAATTCTTTAACCTCAGCGGCCGCACGGTCGACCAGTTTGGCTTTTGCTGCTGGCACAATCATGTCGTCTTTACCGAAGGAAACCCCAGCCAATGCTGCATGACGGAAGCCAATCGCCATCAATTGGTCACAGAAAATCACGGCATCTTTTTGGCCGCAATGACGGTAAACCATATCAATAACGCCAGAGACGGTCTTTTTGGTTAATTGACGGTTGATGAGACTGTAAGAAATGTGCGGATTATTCGGCAAAATGAGACCAATGATCGCACGACCTGGTGTCGTAACAACCACTTTGGAAACCATTTCCCCGTTTTCATCCATCTCTTTGAAACGTAAACGAATCTTTTGATGGAGGGTCACCTCATCTGCAGCAAGAGCGGCTTCGATTTCAGAAATAGAACCAAAAGCGGTTGGCGCAGGTGTTTTAATAACTTCTTTGCCTGTTGCTGGATCTTTTTCAAACTCAGCCGTATCCGGCGTAGCCTTAAATTCAGGTGTTTCCAAGCTGAGGTAATAAAGCCCCAACACAATATCCTGAGAAGGCACAATGATTGGCTTACCATTGGCAGGGCTGAGAATGTTATTGGTGGACATCATAAGCACACGTGCTTCAAGCTGAGCTTCCAGCGAGAGCGGAACGTGAACGGCCATCTGATCCCCGTCAAAGTCAGCGTTAAAAGCTGTACAGACCAACGGATGAAGCTGAATGGCTTTACCCTCGATCAAAATTGGCTCAAACGCCTGAATCCCCAAACGATGCAATGTTGGCGCACGGTTAAGGAAGACGGGATGTTCTCTAATGACCTCTTCAAGAATATCCCAAACTTCTGGACGTTCTTTTTCAACCATTTTCTTTGCTGCTTTGATCGTATTGGCATGGCCATATTTTTCAAGCTTGGCATAAATAAATGGTTTAAAGAGTTCCAACGCCATTTTCTTTGGAAGACCACACTGATGTAATTTCAGTTCAGGCCCCACAACGATAACGGAACGACCCGAATAATCAACACGTTTTCCCAAAAGGTTTTGACGGAAACGCCCCTGCTTCCCCTTCAACATATCTGAAAGCGATTTTAGCGGACGTTTATTTCCGCCAGAAATGGCTCTGCCACGACGCCCATTGTCAAACAAAGCATCGACAGATTCTTGAAGCATACGCTTTTCATTACGAACGATAATGTCCGGCGCACGCAACTCCATCAAACGTTTTAAACGGTTGTTACGGTTAATCACACGACGATAAAGATCATTTAGATCAGAAGTCGCAAAACGACCACCATCCAATGGCACCAATGGACGGAGTTCAGGTGGGATGACCGGAATAACATCCAAAATCATCCATTCTGGTTTTCCACCGCTTTCCACGAAAGCTTCAACCATTTTTAAGCGTTTAACCAGTTTCTTTCTGGCGGCTTCAGAAGTTGCCTTACGAAGTTTTTTACGCAAAATGGTTTTTTCAGAATCTTCATCTGTGATTTCGGCATCGTAATCAAAAGGATCTGGCTCTCCAGATTCTTTTGCGGCTCGGCTTAAAAGGCGTTCTTCCTCATTTGGAATACCCCAATCATAGCTTGAAAGCGCCTTCTTAATGGCTTCTGCACCGATACCGACATCCAGACCTGCATCCGGATACATATCCAGAAGATCTTCACAGCGCTCCTCATCAAGAAGATACTGATCACGTCTCTTTGCATATTTGAAGGATTCAATTTCCTCTGAATCGCAAATACCTTTATCCAGAACAAAAAATTTCTCGAAATAAAGGACAGGTTCCACATCCTTGAGAGGAAGATCCAACAAAGTCGCAATACGGCTTGGAAGGGATTTCAAGAACCAGATATGCGCTACAGGAGACGCAAGCTCAATATGCCCCATGCGCTCACGACGGACTTTTGCCAAAGTGACTTCAACGCCACATTTTTCGCAAATAATCCCACGGAATTTCATCCGTTTATATTTACCACAAAGACATTCATAATCTTTGGTTGGACCAAAAATACGCGCACAGAAAAGCCCGTCACGTTCTGGCTTAAAGGTACGGTAGTTAATGGTTTCAGGCTTTTTGATTTCTCCAAAGGACCATGAGCGGATTTGCTCAGGAGAGGCCAGACGGATTCTAATCTGATCAAAAGCCCCCTGTTCTGGTGAAGTCCCTAAAATTTTGGTGATCTCTTTCATTCGCCACTATCCTGCTTGCCGGGAAGTTTGGGGAAATGACTAAAACCATCTCCCCATTCTACCTTAAGAGCTTATAAAGCTCGTTTATTATTTATTTAAACGTGTCTCCGAAAGAACCGAACTCAGTTAGAGCCCTGTTCCAGCTCGACGTTAAGACCAAGTGATTTCAACTCTTTTGTCAAAACGTTAAAGCTTTCCGGAATACCCGCTTCAAAATCCTCATCCTCACGAACGATGGATTCATAAACTTTTGTTCGTCCAGAAACGTCATCTGATTTAACTGTAAGCATTTCTTGAAGCGTATAGGCTGCGCCGTATGCTTCCAATGCCCAGACTTCCATCTCCCCAAAACGCTGCCCACCGAACTGCGCTTTACCTCCCAGCGGCTGCTGGGTGATGAGAGAGTAAGGCCCAATGGAACGGGAATGGATTTTATCATCGACCAAGTGATGCAGTTTAAGCATGTAAATATAACCAACGGTTGTTTTACGCTCAAATTTCTGCCCTGTACGCCCATCAATCAACTGAGACTGCCCAGAGACATCAACACCCGCTTTTTCCAGCATTTTTTCAATATCTGGAATAGAAGCTCCGTCAAAGACTGGGGTTGCAATAGGCACACCTTTACGGATGTTTTTCATCAACTCAAAAAGCTGATCATTAGACATCTCTGCAATATCTTCTTTGAAGACACGATCGCCATAAACATCTTTTAAGGCATCCAGAAGTTCCTGACGACGCTCACCTGTGCGCTGATAATCATCAACAATTTCACCAATATTTTGGCCAATATTGGCACATGCCCAGCCGAGATGGGTTTCGAGGATCTGCCCGACATTCATACGAGAAGGCACACCCAATGGGTTCAAAACAATATCAACAGCCTTTCCGTTCTCAAGGAATGGCATATCTTCAATTGGCACAACACGGGAGACCACACCCTTATTTCCATGACGCCCAGCCATTTTGTCACCTGGCTGAAGCTTACGCTTCACCGCAACAAAAATTTTGACCATTTTCATTACGCCCGGGGAAAGTTCATCACCACGTTGTAGCTTATCAACTTTATCCTCGAAATGGGCATTAATCCGTGCAACCGCCGCATCATATTCTTTACAAATTGTCTGAATAGAAGTTGCGGTATCTGCATCGGCTAAAGGAATATCTCTCCAGTTAGAACGTGGGATTTCTCTCAAGAGTTCTAACGTGACCGTATCCCCTTTTTTAAGGTTTTTAACCGTTTTGGATTTTGTTGCGGCACCGACTTCCTGACCCACAAGACGTGCTTTTAAACGGTCATGGAAGTTGCGTTCTTGAATGGCACACTCATCGTCACGATCTTTTGCAAAACGTTCGATTTCATTGCGCTCAATGGCCATTGCACGTTCATCTTTATCCACACCACGGCGGGAGAAAACACGCACATCAACAACGGTTCCACTTGTGCCTGGTGGAAGCTTCAAAGACGTATCACGGACATCTGAAGCCTTTTCCCCAAAGATAGCACGTAGGAGCTTTTCTTCCGGTGTCATTGGGCTTTCCCCTTTTGGGGTCACCTTACCAACGAGAATATCACCCGGCTCGACTTCTGCACCGACATAAACAATACCGGCCTCGTCAAGATTTCTAAGCGCTTCTTCCCCGGCATTTGGAATATCACGTGTGATTTCCTCTTGTCCGAGTTTTGTATCACGGGCCATGACTTCAAATTCTTCCAAATGAATGGAAGTAAAGACATCATCACGTGCGATACGTTCTGAAATGAGAATAGAATCCTCATAGTTGTAACCATTCCATGGCATAAAGGCCACAAGAACGTTACGACCTAGCGCAAGCTCACCCTGCTCTGTGGAAGGGCCGTCTGCAATAATATCACCAGCAGCAACACGTTCACCCACCTTAACCAAAGGACGCTGATTGATACAAGTGGATTGATTAGAACGCATATATTTACGCAAACGGTAAATATCAACGCCCTCAATATTGTCCTCGTCATCTGTTGCGCGGATAACCACACGGGCACCATCGACCTGATCGACAACACCGCCACGTTTTGCAACGATCGCCGCACCAGAATCACGGGCAACAGCCGCTTCCATTCCTGTGCCGACAAGCGGCGCATCAGACTGAACCAATGGCACGGCCTGACGCTGCATGTTGGATCCCATCAATGCACGGTTCGCATCATCGTTTTCCAAGAAGGGAATCAAAGCAGCGGCCACAGAAACGAGCTGTTTTGGAGAAACGTCACAAGCTGTCACCTGCTCTGGCGGTACCAAACGGAAGTCACCAGACTTACGAACAGAAACCAATTCGCTGGTTAAACGACCTGTTTTAGGATCTTGCGCCGCATCTGCCTGCGCAACGGTAAGTTTTTCCTCTTCCGTTGCGGAGAGATATTTAAAGCCGTCCTGAAGAACACCATCCTGCACCAAGCGATAAGGCGTTTCAATGAAACCATATTTATTCACGCGGGCATAAGTTGCCAGAGAGTTAATCAATCCAATATTTGGACCTTCTGGCGTTTCAATCGGGCAAATACGACCATAATGGGTTGGATGAACGTCACGGACTTCAAACCCTGCACGCTCACGTGTCAAACCCCCTGGGCCCAAAGCAGAAAGACGACGTTTATGTGTCACTTCTGAAAGTGGATTGGTTTGATCCATAAACTGACTGAGCTGTGATGAGCCGAAGAACTCACGAACAGCTGCTGCAGCAGGTTTTGCATTGATTAAGTCGTGCGGCATCGCTGTATCGATTGGAGAAGAACTCATTCTCTCACGAATGGCACGCTCCATACGCAACAGACCGATCCGATACTGATTTTCCATCAATTCACCAACGGAACGGACACGACGATTTCCAAGGTTATCAATATCATCAACCTGACCACGGCCATCTTTTAAGTCACAAAGAACTTTAATGGTGCGGATAATGTCCTCTTTGCGTAGCGTACGAACTGTATCTGGAACATCCTCTTCAAGGCGCATGTTCATTTTCACACGACCAACAGGGGAAAGATCGTAGCGCTCAACATCAAAGAAAAGGCCGCTCAGCATGGCTTCTGCCGCTTCACGGGTTGGTGGCTCACCCGGACGAATGATGCGATAAATATCAATCAGCGCCTCATCACGTGTACGGTTTTTATCCGCCATCATTGTATCTCTGATCCAAGGACCATGAGAAGCATCCACAGCCAAGGTTGGCAATTCTTTAACGTGCGCCTCTTGAATTTCAGCAAGAAGCTCTTCCGTGATTTCCTCACCAGCCTCTGCGTAAATCAAACCTGTTTTTTTATTAACAATATCGCGCGCAACCAAACGCCCAATCAGATCGTTCGCTGTTGCACTCACCGTTTTTGTGTTTTCAGCAATTTTCTTGGTGATACGTGCTGTCAACTTCGCCCCGGCTTCCGCAACAACTTCCCCAGTATCGGCATCTACCAATGGAGAAAGCAATTTCAGACCACGGAAAAATTCAGAATCAAAAGAACGTGCCCAGCCTTTTCCATGACGGAAGAAAGAAACGGTATCATAAAATTCACGTAGAATTTCATCCTGATCCATTCCCTGGATGTCTAGAGCATCAACATCTCCGCCCTCTTCTGCCTTTTTATTGCGTGCTTTGATGGAATTTTCACCTTCAAGCGCATAAAGAAGCGTTGTCACGGGCAGCTTACGCTTACGGTCGATTCGAACATGAAGAATATCTTTTGCATCAAATTCAAAATCGAGCCATGAACCACGGTAAGGAATCACACGTGCTGTATAGAGATACTTACCGGAAGAATGTGTTTTACCTTTATCATGATCGAAGAAAACACCTGGGCTACGGTGCATCTGAGAAACAATAACACGCTCTGTTCCGTTAACAATAAAGGTGCCATTCTCTGTCATTAGGGGCATTTCCCCCATATAAACAGGCTGCTCCTTAAGATCATGAATTGTACGGGCTCCCGTATCTTCATCAATATCCCAAGTCGTCAAACGCAAAATAACCCGCAAAGGCGCTGAATATGTTAAGCCACGCTGCAGGCATTCCTCAACATCATATTTGGGTGTTTCAAATTCATAACGTTGAAAGTCCAGACGACCACGTCCGCCAAAATCATGAATTGGAAATACGGAACGAAAAACTTCCTGAAGCCCAGAAGGCGAACGAGAATCAGGATCAACGTCACGCTGCAAAAAGCTCTCATAAGAGGCTCTCTGAACATCAATAAGATTCGGCATTGTTACGACTTCAGGGATGCGCCCAAAGCTTTTCCGAATCTTCTTTTTCGCATTAAATGCTTTCTCTTTTACCATTTAGTAACTCCTGCCCGCCGTCTTAAACACCAGAGAATTTTGGAACAAAAAAAGTTTCATCCCTATGCTTTACGCTTTACTGTCGCCACTTGGCGCAATTTTTACTTCTATAAATATCTTTAACTTAGCACATATATATGCACTGCCCCACGCCCGTATTATTATAACTTCTCACAAACGGCAAGGAAGGGCGATGTAAACATCTCCCTTCCTCAACCAGCCCAATAAGGGAAAAATCCCCTTTATACGGACTTGCCAGTAAAGTTAAATAATTATTTAACTTCGACTGTTGCGCCAGCTTCTTCAAGAGCTTTTTTGATCTTGTCAGCTTCGTCTTTGGAAACACCTTCTTTAAGTGTTTTTGGTGCGCCTTCAACCAAGTCTTTAGCTTCTTTCAAGCCAAGCCCTGTGATACCACGGACTTCTTTAATGACGTTGATCTTTTTTGCGCCAGCATTTGCCAAGATGACATCAAATTCTGTCTTTTCTTCAGCAGCGGCACCAGCAGCAGCAGGAGCAGCGGCAGCAGCGACAGGCGCAGCAGCAGAAACACCCCATTTTTCTTCCAAAAGTTTGGAAAGCTCAGCAGCTTCTAGAACTGTAAGAGCAGATAGTTCGTCAACAATTTTAGCTAAATCAGCCATTTTTTAATCCTTATTCGTCACTTAAAAATATATTCACAAAAATTTTTGTAAATTGTCAGATGCTTTATCCCCATTGCCTTAAATTTTAAGGCTTTGAAGATTAAGCTTCTTCCCCTTCAGGTTTCATTGCTGCAAGACGTGCAATCTGGCTAGCAGGCGCTTGCGCCAATCTAGCAATTTTAGACGGCACACTCACAACCAAGCCAGCAAGTTTGGCACGAAGCTCTTCAAGAGATGGCAATTCAGACAAGGCCTTAATTGCGTTCTCATCAAGAACTTGGTTTCCAAGAGCACCACCAACAACAACGAGCTTTTTGTTCGTTTTTGCAAAATCGGTAAGCGCTTTTGCAACGGCCACAGGCTCATCTGCCCATGAAATTGCTGTTGGACCTTGGAAAAGGTCAGCAAGATTTTCGTATGATGTATTCGGTAAAGCCCGTGTCACCAAACGATTTTTCGCAACCTTATATGACGCACCAGCAGAGCGAATTCTTTGACGAAGTTCACTCGTCTCGTCGGCATTTAGACCCTCATTTCGGGAGACAATCACAATATTTGCGGTCTCAAATACTTTAGCCAGCGATGTGACTAAAGCTTCTTTCTCATTGCGGTTCAAACGCACCTCCTTTAGACGCTCTTATGCGTCCAGCCAGTTTTGTCAGCTTCACCTTGAAATTAAGATTAAGCCAACCTGCCACTTTGGCTGAAGAGAAGATTTGTCACAAAACGCCAAAAGATTATTCTTTGGACGAACGTAAACTTAAAAACTTCCTCTTCCACCTCACACCCGCCTCTTTATCCAGGTGAATAAAGATATTTAGAACCCTTAAAAAGTCCAGCGTGCGCTCTCAGGCAGAAAGAAGGGAGAACACCCCCCTCTTATTCCGTTAAAACAATCCAGAATGGATTATTGCGTAATTCCAGACATATCTACAGCAATTCCTGGCCCCATTGTTGAGGAGACAGAAAGGGCTTTCATATAGACACCTTTTGCACCTGATGGCTTATCCTTTTGGACAGCATCAAGAAGTGCACGAATATTTTCTTCAAGCTTTTTCTCATCGAAAGAAGCTTTACCAACACCTGCATGCACAATACCGCTTTTTTCAGCACGATATTCAACCTGACCAGCTTTAGCGCTTTCAACAGCTTCTTTAACATTCATGGTAACGGTTCCAAGACGTGGGTTTGGCATCAAACCACGAGGCCCAAGAATCTTACCCAAACGCCCAACAAGCGCCATCATATCCGGCGTTGCGATGCAGCGATCGAAGTCAATCTTACCAGATTGGATTTCAGCAACCAAATCTTCAGCGCCGACAATATCTGCACCAGCGGCCTTAGCTTCTTCAGCTTTTGGACCACGTGCGAGAACGGCAACACGCAAATTTTTACCGGTACCATGTGGCAAAGAGACCATGCCACGAACCATTTGATCCGCATGGCGTGGGTCAATACCGAGACGCAAAGCAACTTCAATTGTTTCATCAAACTTAGAGGTTGCAAATTCACGAATAAGCTTAACGGCTTCTTCCAATGGATAAGCGCGTGCAATATCAAGCTTTTCTGCGATTGCTTTTTGTTTTTTGCTTTTAATCGCCATGAATTAAGCTCCCGTCACTTTAATGCCCATGGAACGGGCGGAACCAATCAGCATACGCACGGCTGCTTCGACATCATGTGAATTCAAGTCTTTTGCCTTGATTTCAGCAATCTCACGAAGCTGATCGACCGTAACAGATCCGACTTCAGCAGCACGACCAACGGTTTGAGAACCTTTTGTAATTTTTGCTGCTTTGAGCAAGAAATATGTGTTTGGCGGTGTTTTTGTAATAAAGCTGAATGTGCGATCTGCATATGCAGTAATCACGACAGGAATTGGCATCCCTGCTTCCATACCCTGCGTTGCCGCATTGAATTCTTTACAGAATTGCATAATGTTAAGGCCACGCTGACCAAGCGCAGGACCGACTGGTGGTGAAGGGTTCGCCTTACCAGCCGGAATTTGTAGTTTAATGTAGCCAACAATTTTTTTGGCCATAATCCGGAAACCTTTCAAATAATGAAAAATAATGATTCCGAACCGCGGTCAAACAGGAGTCGCACAAAAGGCCCCCCTTCCGCGTTCGATAATTATTCTTATTAAGAGACCTGTCATTAACTGAAATAGAAAAAAATGACAACCCTGAAGATGTGTTTTAACTCATTATTAAAAAACACGGAACACGCCAAAAGAAATACAGCATTTCACTTGGAAAAAGGTGTGACTGTTTTATGACAGCCTAAACAAGACCTTTAAGAGAAGAGTTGAAAAAAAGCGACAAATCTCTAAGTAAATATTTTCTTAAAGTTCATTTATCGAATTTTTTTTTGGAAATTCAAGTGAATTGACCTACTTTACACAGAACTAAACTTTAAACTGAGTATATTTTATGACCGCTGAAAATCTGCCACATATTCGAGCCGGGCATCGCTCTTTTTTAGCCTTAGTCCTTATGCCGGAAAATCCTATTGATTTGTGGCTCTCCGCCTTAGAGCGGGAAATCGAGACAGCGCCTCACCTTTTTCGAGGACGTGCGGTTATTTTAGACCTTTCCGAAGTTAAGGAAAATACGCCTCAACTAACAGCTCTTCCCCAACGTTTGAGGGACATGGGACTCTTTATCACAGGTGTCGAAGGTCAAGCGGCCTATTGGCCGAGCTTAAAAGAATGGAATATTCCAATTGCCCCCAACAATGGCGGTCAACTTATTCCCCTTCAAAGTGAACTTGCCGAAGAAGCACAGCAACAGCCAAAAAAAACAGCGCTCATTATTGAAGAGACCATTCGTTCCGGACAGCTTTTCCAGCATGCTGAGGGGGATGTCATTATTATGGGAAATGTTTCTTGGGGTGCTGAAATTATTGCCGGAGGCTCTATTATTGTTTATGGGGCGCTTCGTGGTCGTGCGATTGCAGGGCTTGAGGGCGCCTCTGACGCACGTGTGATTGCACAGCAATTTGAAGCTGAGCTCATTGCTATTGATGGTTACTATTCCGTTCTTGAAAATTTTCCAGCCGATCTTATTGGAAAACCAGCACAAGCAAAACTGATCAATAAACGTGTTGAACTTTTAGGCATTCCATCATCAAAAACAGTAACAAGCACAAAAAGCACTAAGAAATAGCCTGTAAAAGTTAATGAAACTGCAATGGAAGCTAAAACCAAAAGAAGTAGAAGCCAAATAAACGCAATCTGTTGCTTAAATAGCACAAGCTTGTTTAGTTTCTAGATTTCTTTACTTTTTCTTGCTTCTTTATGTAGAACGCATAGTATAAACTTTCAGGACCTTAATAGATTTTCTATTTAACGTTCTCAGAATCTTTTGTCTAAAATATTCTGACATTTTCTTTTAAAGGAGTCAGCCGGGTCTATGGTTGAAGTCATTGTTATTACCTCTGGAAAAGGCGGGGTTGGAAAGACAACCTCAACGGCAGCTCTTGGTGCTGCACTAGCCAAAACCGGAAAAAACGTAGTGGTGGTAGATTTCGACGTCGGCCTCCGAAACTTAGACTTGGTCATGGGTGTAGAGCGTCGGGTTGTTTTTGACCTCATCAATGTCATTCAAGGGGATGCAAAACTTTCTCAGGCCCTCATCCGCTATCCGAAATGCGAAACGCTTTCCATTCTTCCTGCCTCCCAGACAAAAGATAAGGATAACCTTACCCTTGATGGGATTGCTAAAGTTATCGAAGAGCTTTCCAAAAGTTTTGACTATATTCTCTGTGACAGCCCAGCAGGTATCGAAAATGGTGCGCAGCATGCCATGTATTTTGCAGACAAAGCTGTGATTGTCACCAATCCAGAAGTGAGCTCAATTCGTGACTCTGACCGCATTATCGGTCTTTTAGACAGCAAAACAAAGAAAGTTGCCGACGGCGGACGTGTTCAAAAATATTTATTGGTCACACGTTTTGATCCCGTTCGTGCCGCACGTGAGGAAATGCTCAAAGTCGAAGAAGTCGAAGAGTTCCTTTCCATTCCATTGATTGGCGTCATTCCTGAAAGCAAGTTCATTCTTGAATCTTCGAATAAGGGTGAA
The sequence above is drawn from the Acetobacteraceae bacterium genome and encodes:
- the rpoC gene encoding DNA-directed RNA polymerase subunit beta', whose amino-acid sequence is MKEITKILGTSPEQGAFDQIRIRLASPEQIRSWSFGEIKKPETINYRTFKPERDGLFCARIFGPTKDYECLCGKYKRMKFRGIICEKCGVEVTLAKVRRERMGHIELASPVAHIWFLKSLPSRIATLLDLPLKDVEPVLYFEKFFVLDKGICDSEEIESFKYAKRRDQYLLDEERCEDLLDMYPDAGLDVGIGAEAIKKALSSYDWGIPNEEERLLSRAAKESGEPDPFDYDAEITDEDSEKTILRKKLRKATSEAARKKLVKRLKMVEAFVESGGKPEWMILDVIPVIPPELRPLVPLDGGRFATSDLNDLYRRVINRNNRLKRLMELRAPDIIVRNEKRMLQESVDALFDNGRRGRAISGGNKRPLKSLSDMLKGKQGRFRQNLLGKRVDYSGRSVIVVGPELKLHQCGLPKKMALELFKPFIYAKLEKYGHANTIKAAKKMVEKERPEVWDILEEVIREHPVFLNRAPTLHRLGIQAFEPILIEGKAIQLHPLVCTAFNADFDGDQMAVHVPLSLEAQLEARVLMMSTNNILSPANGKPIIVPSQDIVLGLYYLSLETPEFKATPDTAEFEKDPATGKEVIKTPAPTAFGSISEIEAALAADEVTLHQKIRLRFKEMDENGEMVSKVVVTTPGRAIIGLILPNNPHISYSLINRQLTKKTVSGVIDMVYRHCGQKDAVIFCDQLMAIGFRHAALAGVSFGKDDMIVPAAKAKLVDRAAAEVKEFEQQYQDGLITAGERYNKVVDTWSRCTDEVQAAMVEAISASEIGKPTNSVWMMSDSGARGSPAQMKQLAGMRGLMVKPSGEIIEQPIVANFKEGLSVLDYFTSSHGARKGLADTALKTANSGYLTRRLVDVAQDCIISDKDCGTERGIDVHVVMDGGEVVASLEDRALGRTLAEDVNHPVSGELLYKAGVLLDEEAIEVLEKAGIENIKIRSVLTCDSRVGICAKCYGRDLARGTEVNVGEAVGVIAAQSIGEPGTQLTMRTFHIGGTATRGAEQSMVEAARDGKVTIANHNVVVNSHKIPVVMSRNCEIILSDEQGVERARYRVPYGSKLMVSQDEKVTRGQKLAEWDPYTLPIITEQAGRVEYVDLIDSITLMERMDEVTGLASRVVVDYKQAAKGVDLRPRLQLKDEKGNIERLANGNEARYFLSPDSILSVENGAEVHAGDVLARIPREGSKTRDITGGLPRVAELFEARSPKDHAIIAENSGRIEFGRDYKAKRCIVVKDDETGEQTEYLIPKGKRISVQEGDFIQKGDPLVDGPRVPHDILKVLGVEALSEYLVNEVQDVYRLQGVKINDKHIEVIVRQMLQKVEITNPGDSVWLLGEVVDRLVFDAENRELEESGRKPAEASPVLQGITKASLQTESFISAASFQETTRVLTEAASSGKVDHLGGLKENVIVGRLIPAGTGGMMRQMRKIGEKASPLAAHDAEILAEDTASLGVEMEDES
- a CDS encoding 50S ribosomal protein L10: MNRNEKEALVTSLAKVFETANIVIVSRNEGLNADETSELRQRIRSAGASYKVAKNRLVTRALPNTSYENLADLFQGPTAISWADEPVAVAKALTDFAKTNKKLVVVGGALGNQVLDENAIKALSELPSLEELRAKLAGLVVSVPSKIARLAQAPASQIARLAAMKPEGEEA
- the rpoB gene encoding DNA-directed RNA polymerase subunit beta, translated to MVKEKAFNAKKKIRKSFGRIPEVVTMPNLIDVQRASYESFLQRDVDPDSRSPSGLQEVFRSVFPIHDFGGRGRLDFQRYEFETPKYDVEECLQRGLTYSAPLRVILRLTTWDIDEDTGARTIHDLKEQPVYMGEMPLMTENGTFIVNGTERVIVSQMHRSPGVFFDHDKGKTHSSGKYLYTARVIPYRGSWLDFEFDAKDILHVRIDRKRKLPVTTLLYALEGENSIKARNKKAEEGGDVDALDIQGMDQDEILREFYDTVSFFRHGKGWARSFDSEFFRGLKLLSPLVDADTGEVVAEAGAKLTARITKKIAENTKTVSATANDLIGRLVARDIVNKKTGLIYAEAGEEITEELLAEIQEAHVKELPTLAVDASHGPWIRDTMMADKNRTRDEALIDIYRIIRPGEPPTREAAEAMLSGLFFDVERYDLSPVGRVKMNMRLEEDVPDTVRTLRKEDIIRTIKVLCDLKDGRGQVDDIDNLGNRRVRSVGELMENQYRIGLLRMERAIRERMSSSPIDTAMPHDLINAKPAAAAVREFFGSSQLSQFMDQTNPLSEVTHKRRLSALGPGGLTRERAGFEVRDVHPTHYGRICPIETPEGPNIGLINSLATYARVNKYGFIETPYRLVQDGVLQDGFKYLSATEEEKLTVAQADAAQDPKTGRLTSELVSVRKSGDFRLVPPEQVTACDVSPKQLVSVAAALIPFLENDDANRALMGSNMQRQAVPLVQSDAPLVGTGMEAAVARDSGAAIVAKRGGVVDQVDGARVVIRATDDEDNIEGVDIYRLRKYMRSNQSTCINQRPLVKVGERVAAGDIIADGPSTEQGELALGRNVLVAFMPWNGYNYEDSILISERIARDDVFTSIHLEEFEVMARDTKLGQEEITRDIPNAGEEALRNLDEAGIVYVGAEVEPGDILVGKVTPKGESPMTPEEKLLRAIFGEKASDVRDTSLKLPPGTSGTVVDVRVFSRRGVDKDERAMAIERNEIERFAKDRDDECAIQERNFHDRLKARLVGQEVGAATKSKTVKNLKKGDTVTLELLREIPRSNWRDIPLADADTATSIQTICKEYDAAVARINAHFEDKVDKLQRGDELSPGVMKMVKIFVAVKRKLQPGDKMAGRHGNKGVVSRVVPIEDMPFLENGKAVDIVLNPLGVPSRMNVGQILETHLGWACANIGQNIGEIVDDYQRTGERRQELLDALKDVYGDRVFKEDIAEMSNDQLFELMKNIRKGVPIATPVFDGASIPDIEKMLEKAGVDVSGQSQLIDGRTGQKFERKTTVGYIYMLKLHHLVDDKIHSRSIGPYSLITQQPLGGKAQFGGQRFGEMEVWALEAYGAAYTLQEMLTVKSDDVSGRTKVYESIVREDEDFEAGIPESFNVLTKELKSLGLNVELEQGSN
- a CDS encoding 50S ribosomal protein L1; amino-acid sequence: MAIKSKKQKAIAEKLDIARAYPLEEAVKLIREFATSKFDETIEVALRLGIDPRHADQMVRGMVSLPHGTGKNLRVAVLARGPKAEEAKAAGADIVGAEDLVAEIQSGKIDFDRCIATPDMMALVGRLGKILGPRGLMPNPRLGTVTMNVKEAVESAKAGQVEYRAEKSGIVHAGVGKASFDEKKLEENIRALLDAVQKDKPSGAKGVYMKALSVSSTMGPGIAVDMSGITQ
- the rplK gene encoding 50S ribosomal protein L11, which gives rise to MAKKIVGYIKLQIPAGKANPSPPVGPALGQRGLNIMQFCKEFNAATQGMEAGMPIPVVITAYADRTFSFITKTPPNTYFLLKAAKITKGSQTVGRAAEVGSVTVDQLREIAEIKAKDLNSHDVEAAVRMLIGSARSMGIKVTGA
- a CDS encoding 50S ribosomal protein L7/L12; amino-acid sequence: MADLAKIVDELSALTVLEAAELSKLLEEKWGVSAAAPVAAAAAPAAAGAAAEEKTEFDVILANAGAKKINVIKEVRGITGLGLKEAKDLVEGAPKTLKEGVSKDEADKIKKALEEAGATVEVK